A single Thiohalobacter thiocyanaticus DNA region contains:
- a CDS encoding DUF3014 domain-containing protein, with protein MNRTILAIVVVLVVLGALYFWQQPPPQTLTPAPEPARSIQEAEPPAPEYPVPEPSSALDAGDGGGMEPPPGAAPAPGPEPAPPLPALGESDPLAAQALQTVFTAGDALGLFNIDGFIRRLVVTVDNLPRTRLPLKQLAVQTAPERFLVRAGAGEDEYFIRPENYRRYIPHVRLLESLDTATFAGLYIRYYPLFQAAYEELGYPDAYFNDRLVEVIDHLLATPEVSDPIRLARPHVLYQYADPELEALSAGQKTLIRIGPDNARRVKVKLREIRARLTRLEIE; from the coding sequence ATGAACAGGACAATCCTGGCGATTGTGGTGGTATTGGTGGTGCTGGGCGCACTGTATTTCTGGCAGCAACCGCCGCCGCAGACGCTCACCCCCGCTCCCGAACCTGCCCGCTCCATACAGGAAGCCGAACCCCCGGCTCCAGAGTACCCGGTGCCGGAGCCGTCGTCGGCCCTGGATGCCGGTGACGGCGGCGGGATGGAGCCGCCGCCGGGGGCCGCGCCGGCGCCGGGACCGGAGCCCGCGCCGCCACTGCCCGCACTCGGCGAGAGCGATCCGCTGGCCGCCCAGGCCCTGCAGACCGTATTCACCGCCGGCGATGCCCTGGGATTGTTCAATATCGACGGTTTCATCCGGCGTCTGGTGGTGACCGTCGACAATCTGCCGCGGACCAGGTTGCCACTGAAGCAGCTGGCGGTACAGACCGCGCCGGAGCGGTTTCTGGTCCGGGCCGGCGCGGGCGAGGATGAATATTTCATCCGGCCGGAGAACTACCGCCGCTACATCCCCCATGTCCGTCTGCTGGAATCCCTGGATACCGCGACCTTCGCCGGGCTCTATATCCGCTATTACCCGCTGTTCCAGGCCGCCTACGAGGAACTCGGCTATCCCGACGCCTACTTCAACGACCGCCTGGTGGAAGTGATCGATCACCTGCTGGCCACGCCCGAGGTCAGCGACCCGATCCGGCTGGCGCGCCCGCATGTGTTGTATCAGTACGCCGATCCCGAACTGGAGGCGCTGTCAGCCGGGCAGAAGACACTGATCCGTATCGGACCGGACAATGCCCGCCGGGTGAAGGTGAAACTGCGCGAGATCCGTGCGCGCCTGACCCGGCTCGAGATCGAGTGA
- a CDS encoding DsrE family protein, with protein MRALILFPLLLICNLAVAAGDNAPWGTAADNQLEIEYAPHKVLYDVSAGSMEQFEGVLDRASYLNNVYGADPFDASIVLVLHGGEIDFFALENHDRYRELMRRAQSLTVGGIIEFRMCRIAARGHGYAPKDIHGFVQMVPMADAEIVRLQQEEGYAYMR; from the coding sequence ATGCGCGCCCTGATCCTGTTTCCCCTCCTGCTGATCTGCAACCTCGCCGTCGCCGCCGGCGACAATGCCCCCTGGGGCACGGCGGCCGATAACCAGCTCGAGATCGAGTATGCACCGCACAAGGTGCTCTACGATGTCAGCGCCGGCAGCATGGAACAGTTCGAGGGTGTGCTCGATCGTGCCAGTTATCTGAATAATGTCTACGGCGCCGATCCGTTCGATGCCTCCATCGTGCTGGTCCTGCACGGCGGCGAGATCGACTTCTTCGCCCTGGAGAATCACGACCGCTACCGGGAACTGATGCGCCGCGCCCAGAGCCTGACGGTCGGCGGAATCATCGAGTTCCGCATGTGCCGCATTGCCGCGCGGGGCCACGGCTATGCCCCGAAGGATATACACGGCTTCGTGCAGATGGTGCCGATGGCGGATGCCGAGATCGTGCGCCTGCAGCAGGAGGAAGGCTACGCCTACATGCGCTGA
- the cspE gene encoding transcription antiterminator/RNA stability regulator CspE, translated as MATGTVKWFNESKGFGFITPEDGGSDVFVHFSAIQGKGFKTLLEGQSVTFDVEQGPKGPQAANVVAQG; from the coding sequence ATGGCTACAGGTACTGTGAAGTGGTTCAACGAATCCAAGGGCTTCGGCTTCATTACTCCCGAGGACGGCGGTTCGGATGTCTTCGTGCATTTCTCGGCGATCCAGGGCAAGGGCTTCAAGACCCTGCTCGAGGGTCAGTCCGTGACCTTCGATGTCGAACAGGGGCCCAAGGGACCGCAGGCCGCGAACGTCGTGGCCCAGGGCTGA
- the arfB gene encoding alternative ribosome rescue aminoacyl-tRNA hydrolase ArfB → MDLQITPELTLPEEELEISAVRAQGAGGQNVNKLATAIHLRFDIPASSLPETCKQRLLARRDRRITRDGVLVIKAQAARTQERNRAQALERLRELIRSALTPPKRRIPTKPSRSARQRRLEAKKRRGQDKALRRKLDV, encoded by the coding sequence ATGGACCTGCAGATCACGCCCGAGCTGACATTGCCGGAGGAGGAACTCGAGATCAGCGCGGTGCGGGCCCAGGGCGCCGGCGGCCAGAACGTGAACAAACTGGCCACGGCCATTCATCTGCGCTTCGATATCCCCGCCTCCTCGCTGCCCGAGACCTGCAAACAGCGGTTGCTCGCCCGCCGCGACCGCCGCATAACCCGCGACGGGGTGCTCGTGATCAAGGCCCAGGCCGCACGCACCCAGGAGCGCAACCGTGCCCAGGCCCTGGAGCGCCTGCGCGAGTTGATTCGCAGCGCGCTCACGCCGCCGAAACGGCGAATCCCCACCAAGCCCTCGCGCAGTGCGCGCCAGCGCCGGCTGGAAGCCAAGAAACGCCGGGGCCAGGACAAGGCGCTGCGGCGCAAACTGGATGTTTAA
- the egtB gene encoding ergothioneine biosynthesis protein EgtB, with product MSQTLTQERDAGSSLPLLDRQQARHDYGAVRAMTETLCRPLQPEDCLLQSITETSPPKWHLAHVSWFFETFLLQEYLPAYRPFNPRFRYLFNSYYEQLDGYHPRARRGLLSRPDLDTVYRYRAWVDEHMQALIDQAEAEHWPDIALRLAIGLNHEQQHQELILTDLKHNFWVNPLLPAYREELPRSEGRAAPLDWHEYPGGVQEIGCGGDGYAFDNERPRHRVYIAPWRLASRPVINAEYLAFMDAGGYRRPELWLSDGWATVQRLGWRAPLYWLQQDGDWWQYTLGGLRPLNPDETVCHVSYYEADAFARWAGKRLPGEQEWEVAAAQRPVAGNLREAGRLHPGIATAPGLQQLYGDVWEWTSSPYTAYPGYRAPAGALGEYNGKFMCNQQVLRGGSCVTPADHVRPSYRNFFYPHDRWQFMGLRLAEDAE from the coding sequence ATGAGTCAGACCCTGACGCAGGAACGCGATGCCGGCAGCAGCCTCCCCCTGCTGGATCGGCAACAGGCACGGCACGACTATGGCGCGGTACGGGCCATGACCGAAACCCTGTGCCGGCCGCTGCAGCCGGAAGACTGTCTGCTGCAGAGCATTACCGAGACCAGCCCGCCCAAGTGGCACCTGGCGCACGTGAGCTGGTTCTTCGAGACCTTCCTGCTGCAGGAATACCTGCCCGCCTACCGGCCCTTCAATCCGCGCTTCCGCTACCTGTTCAATTCCTATTACGAGCAACTCGACGGCTACCACCCGCGGGCGCGGCGCGGGCTGTTGTCGCGCCCGGACCTGGACACGGTGTATCGCTACCGGGCCTGGGTCGATGAACACATGCAGGCCCTGATCGATCAGGCGGAGGCAGAACACTGGCCGGATATCGCGCTGCGGCTGGCCATCGGGCTCAACCACGAGCAGCAGCACCAGGAACTGATTCTGACCGATCTCAAGCACAACTTCTGGGTCAATCCGCTGCTGCCGGCCTATCGCGAGGAGCTGCCGCGGTCCGAAGGCCGCGCCGCGCCGCTGGACTGGCATGAATATCCGGGCGGCGTGCAGGAGATCGGCTGCGGCGGCGACGGCTACGCCTTCGACAACGAACGGCCCCGGCATCGGGTCTACATCGCGCCCTGGCGCCTGGCCAGCCGGCCGGTGATCAACGCCGAATACCTCGCCTTCATGGATGCCGGCGGCTATCGCCGGCCCGAACTGTGGCTGTCCGACGGTTGGGCGACGGTGCAGCGTCTGGGCTGGCGGGCGCCGCTGTACTGGCTGCAGCAGGATGGCGACTGGTGGCAGTACACGCTCGGCGGCCTCAGACCGCTCAATCCCGATGAGACGGTCTGTCACGTGAGCTACTACGAGGCCGATGCCTTTGCCCGCTGGGCCGGAAAGCGCCTGCCCGGCGAGCAGGAATGGGAGGTCGCCGCGGCGCAGCGGCCCGTGGCCGGCAACCTGCGCGAGGCCGGCCGGCTGCATCCGGGCATCGCCACGGCGCCGGGTCTGCAGCAACTCTACGGCGATGTGTGGGAATGGACCTCCAGTCCCTACACGGCCTATCCCGGCTACCGGGCCCCGGCCGGCGCACTGGGTGAATACAACGGCAAGTTCATGTGCAATCAGCAGGTGCTGCGCGGCGGCTCCTGCGTCACACCGGCAGACCATGTCCGGCCCAGTTATCGCAATTTCTTCTATCCCCATGACCGCTGGCAGTTCATGGGGCTGAGACTGGCGGAGGATGCGGAATGA
- the egtD gene encoding L-histidine N(alpha)-methyltransferase has protein sequence MNPPHESAVQFHDMHPPAEDLRAEVLHGLAQRPRRIPPKFFYDQRGSELFEAITDTPEYYPTRTELGLLEAHGEAMAELLGRGGVLLELGSGSSRKIRLLLDALRPALYMPLDISREFLLLSAGELARDYPAIRVHAACVDYSQGLALPALPEGLPRAAFFPGSSIGNFEPDQARQLLAHVTRALGPGGRLLIGVDLQKDPAILNAAYNDATGVTAAFNRNLLVRINRELGADFDLAHFHHRAFYAPGHGRVEMHLISDCLQQVRLDGQRFRFEAGEGIHTECSYKYSVEGFQTLAARAGFAPLAVWTDRDQLFSVHCLEVAA, from the coding sequence ATGAATCCGCCGCACGAATCTGCCGTGCAATTCCATGATATGCACCCGCCGGCAGAGGATCTGCGTGCGGAGGTGCTGCATGGCCTGGCACAGCGCCCGCGGCGTATTCCGCCCAAGTTCTTCTATGACCAGCGCGGCTCGGAGTTGTTCGAGGCCATCACCGATACCCCGGAGTATTATCCCACCCGCACCGAACTTGGTTTGCTGGAGGCGCACGGCGAGGCGATGGCGGAACTGCTCGGCCGCGGCGGTGTGCTGTTGGAACTGGGCTCGGGCAGCAGCCGCAAGATCCGGCTGCTGCTCGACGCCCTGCGGCCGGCACTCTACATGCCGCTGGACATCTCACGAGAGTTCCTGCTGCTGTCCGCCGGTGAACTGGCCCGTGACTATCCCGCTATCCGGGTGCACGCCGCCTGCGTGGATTATTCACAGGGCCTGGCGCTGCCCGCACTGCCGGAAGGGCTGCCGCGCGCGGCTTTCTTCCCCGGCTCCAGCATCGGCAACTTCGAGCCGGACCAGGCCCGGCAGCTGCTCGCGCATGTCACCCGCGCCCTGGGTCCGGGCGGCCGGCTGCTGATCGGCGTGGACCTGCAGAAGGACCCGGCCATCCTCAACGCCGCCTATAACGATGCTACCGGTGTGACCGCTGCCTTCAACCGCAACCTGCTGGTGCGTATCAACCGCGAGCTGGGCGCGGATTTCGACCTGGCGCACTTTCACCACCGGGCCTTCTACGCCCCCGGGCACGGTCGGGTCGAGATGCACCTGATCAGCGACTGCCTGCAGCAGGTGCGGCTGGACGGTCAACGTTTCCGGTTCGAGGCCGGCGAGGGCATCCATACCGAATGCTCCTACAAGTACAGCGTGGAGGGTTTTCAGACCCTGGCGGCCCGGGCCGGTTTCGCGCCGCTGGCGGTCTGGACCGATCGCGATCAGTTGTTCAGCGTACACTGCCTGGAGGTGGCCGCCTGA
- a CDS encoding DUF1269 domain-containing protein: MRRLYFLLPDLEVTHKAVEELLLQRIDDRHIHVMARDDSELGDLPRASLAQRSDFIPGIERGITFGGATGIVAGLVALLMPEVVITGGAILAMGLVGAGMGAWAGGMIGLDVPNSQMRRFEQPLAQGQILLMVDVPKGRVHEIEASVRKHHPEAGYGGTEPTIPAFP; this comes from the coding sequence ATGAGACGACTCTATTTTCTCCTGCCTGACCTGGAAGTGACTCACAAGGCGGTCGAGGAGTTGCTGCTGCAGCGAATCGACGATCGTCATATACATGTCATGGCCCGGGACGACAGCGAACTGGGTGACCTGCCCCGCGCCTCGCTGGCCCAGCGCAGCGACTTCATTCCCGGCATTGAACGCGGCATCACCTTCGGCGGAGCGACCGGCATCGTCGCCGGACTGGTGGCCCTGCTGATGCCGGAGGTGGTGATCACCGGCGGGGCGATCCTCGCCATGGGCCTGGTCGGTGCCGGCATGGGCGCCTGGGCGGGCGGCATGATCGGCCTGGATGTGCCCAACAGCCAGATGCGGCGCTTCGAACAGCCGCTGGCGCAGGGACAGATCCTGCTGATGGTGGATGTCCCCAAGGGCCGTGTGCACGAGATCGAGGCATCGGTGCGCAAGCATCATCCCGAGGCCGGCTACGGCGGTACCGAGCCCACCATTCCCGCCTTTCCCTGA
- a CDS encoding c-type cytochrome yields the protein MKALSYIASACLLTVAGAAQAGGDLERGREIAEKTCQACHGVDGNSDNPMYPRLAGQHADYLAYSLAQYQSGERKNAIMAPMAAGLSEADIEAVAAWYATRSGLVAPKDPRTLER from the coding sequence ATGAAAGCCCTGTCTTATATTGCATCCGCCTGCCTGCTGACCGTGGCAGGCGCCGCGCAGGCCGGCGGCGATCTGGAGCGCGGCCGGGAGATCGCGGAAAAGACCTGCCAGGCCTGCCACGGCGTGGACGGCAACAGCGACAATCCCATGTACCCGCGCCTGGCCGGTCAGCATGCCGACTACCTGGCCTACTCCCTGGCCCAGTACCAGAGCGGCGAGCGCAAAAACGCCATCATGGCGCCCATGGCCGCCGGCCTGTCCGAGGCCGACATCGAGGCCGTCGCGGCCTGGTATGCCACCCGCAGCGGACTGGTGGCACCGAAGGATCCGCGCACCCTGGAACGCTGA
- a CDS encoding c-type cytochrome translates to MKTKHLSGLLMLAAAGCLPLGAAAAGDPVAGKDKAFTCMGCHGVPSYNNAYPTFHVPKLGGQHAQYIVDALKAYQDGQRPHGTMHAQAASLSEQDMQDIAAYFSQLGN, encoded by the coding sequence ATGAAGACAAAGCATCTATCAGGGCTGCTGATGCTGGCTGCCGCCGGCTGCCTGCCGCTGGGTGCGGCCGCCGCGGGCGATCCGGTCGCCGGCAAGGACAAGGCCTTCACCTGCATGGGCTGCCACGGCGTTCCCAGCTACAACAACGCCTACCCCACCTTCCACGTGCCGAAACTCGGTGGCCAGCACGCGCAGTACATCGTCGACGCGCTGAAGGCCTATCAGGACGGCCAGCGCCCGCATGGCACCATGCACGCCCAGGCCGCGTCGCTGAGCGAGCAGGACATGCAGGATATCGCCGCCTATTTCTCCCAGCTTGGGAACTGA
- a CDS encoding DUF2970 domain-containing protein produces MSRTDDHDSDPPPLRRVVFSVLASFFGVQGSGRHQEDFTRGRPLVYIAVGLVATLAFILTIWFVVQGVLSAAGA; encoded by the coding sequence ATGTCCCGAACAGATGATCATGATTCAGATCCCCCGCCCCTGCGCCGCGTGGTGTTCAGCGTACTGGCGAGTTTCTTCGGCGTGCAGGGCAGCGGCCGGCACCAGGAGGATTTCACCCGCGGCCGCCCACTGGTCTACATCGCAGTGGGACTGGTGGCCACCCTGGCGTTCATTCTCACGATCTGGTTCGTCGTGCAGGGGGTGCTCAGCGCGGCGGGCGCATAA
- the prsT gene encoding XrtA/PEP-CTERM system TPR-repeat protein PrsT — protein sequence MRFLLALLSACWLATAAAEVAPVGADYEAALSAYNNDDVQTAVILLKNILQKHPDNLSAHVLLGKAYLKTGDAAGAEKELRIADRLGADPSLTTVAWARALKQQREYQEALGLADPERFPAVVQAQLLVVHGHIHLETRQPEAARDVFADAVRLQPEAIEPVLGQALAELQLGQVEQARGYVARALELDDGAADVWQVRASIEYAAGALEQALKYYGRALEYVPGHLAARMGRAGVYIDLERYASAVKDLETLREQHPYDPRANYMLAVAHGRLGNASEAQQALADAGQVLNQMPREQLVSDGASLLLSGLVNFSRGAWEEAYRDLSETVKLYPDQTSARKLLARIHVQREEYTQAIDVLEPLIMSGAADYQSLTMLGTALVKTGRYDKAERYLEQAMAHDNEGAEARMQHALVSLATGRDEQAMANLQELLDNGGLASSAGMTLVVLHLRRNDPQAAIRLAQQLLQQDPDDKRLRNLLGAAQLAAGRFTDARATFNAILEHDPKYMPARINLGKLAVRKENYQQARSIFEDILRTDPEHTLTLIEMARLERAMGQSEAAIAWLRKAVAHDRRSIDGALELVGLYLSLGRADAATEVATAISDEMEDSLPVLQALVRSHLAQGSADLARVNLDRMSKLAGFDSGWMFRIAQLQLQAKDEAAAMFSLRKALAERPEFLRAGVMLTELYLQGGKYILAMEQAQALQQANPDSSEGYRLAGDIHHARGEVEAALASYRAGLVREEDPRLVVAQYRVLLAQDRLQAGVALLEDWLQRRPQASLVRFALADGLLRLGDHARAAAAYETLVADGFNPPLVLNNLANTYLELGDDRALATARRAHALDPDSAMLNDTLGWILVNRGQSGEALPYLRHAHARAAGNPEIRYHIAVALQQQGRNREARREFQAALAGAATFPGRDDARMRLQALDHAADS from the coding sequence ATGCGTTTCTTACTGGCGTTGTTGTCCGCTTGCTGGCTGGCGACTGCCGCAGCTGAGGTCGCTCCAGTCGGTGCCGATTATGAAGCAGCGCTATCGGCCTATAATAACGATGATGTACAGACCGCTGTCATCCTGCTCAAGAATATTCTCCAGAAACACCCTGACAACCTTTCCGCCCATGTGCTGCTTGGCAAGGCCTATCTGAAAACCGGTGATGCCGCCGGCGCGGAGAAGGAACTCCGCATCGCGGATCGTCTGGGTGCGGACCCGTCTCTGACCACGGTTGCGTGGGCGCGCGCGCTGAAGCAACAGCGTGAATATCAGGAGGCATTGGGGCTTGCAGATCCGGAGCGGTTCCCCGCTGTAGTGCAGGCGCAACTGCTGGTCGTACATGGCCATATCCATCTTGAAACACGTCAGCCCGAGGCGGCCCGCGATGTTTTCGCCGATGCTGTAAGACTGCAGCCCGAAGCTATAGAGCCTGTGCTCGGCCAGGCCCTTGCCGAACTGCAACTGGGTCAGGTCGAGCAGGCGCGGGGCTACGTTGCGCGTGCTCTCGAACTCGACGACGGCGCCGCGGACGTTTGGCAGGTACGCGCCTCGATCGAGTATGCCGCCGGTGCGCTGGAACAGGCATTGAAGTATTACGGCCGTGCCTTGGAGTATGTGCCCGGCCATCTGGCGGCGCGGATGGGACGGGCCGGTGTCTATATCGATCTCGAGCGTTACGCGTCGGCCGTGAAGGATCTCGAAACCCTGCGCGAGCAGCATCCATACGATCCTCGCGCGAACTATATGCTGGCCGTTGCCCATGGCAGACTCGGCAACGCGAGCGAGGCCCAGCAGGCCCTGGCCGATGCGGGGCAGGTGCTCAACCAGATGCCGCGTGAGCAACTTGTCAGCGACGGGGCCAGTCTGCTCCTGTCCGGCCTGGTTAACTTCAGCCGCGGTGCCTGGGAAGAGGCCTATCGTGATCTGAGCGAGACGGTCAAGCTCTATCCCGATCAGACCAGCGCGCGCAAATTGCTGGCGCGTATCCACGTTCAGCGCGAGGAGTACACACAAGCCATCGATGTGCTGGAGCCTCTGATAATGAGCGGTGCTGCGGATTACCAGAGCCTGACCATGCTGGGAACAGCGTTGGTGAAGACGGGTCGCTACGACAAGGCTGAGCGATACCTGGAGCAGGCGATGGCTCATGACAACGAAGGCGCAGAGGCAAGAATGCAGCACGCGCTTGTCAGTCTTGCCACCGGGCGCGACGAGCAGGCGATGGCGAACCTGCAGGAACTGCTGGACAACGGTGGCCTGGCGAGCAGTGCTGGTATGACATTGGTCGTCCTGCATCTGCGGCGCAATGACCCCCAGGCTGCGATCCGGTTGGCGCAGCAGCTGTTGCAGCAGGATCCTGACGACAAGCGTTTGCGGAACCTGCTGGGCGCCGCTCAACTTGCAGCCGGCCGTTTCACGGACGCGCGTGCGACTTTCAACGCCATACTCGAACATGACCCGAAGTACATGCCTGCCCGGATCAATCTGGGCAAGCTCGCGGTGCGAAAGGAGAACTATCAACAGGCGCGGTCGATTTTCGAGGATATTCTCCGGACAGACCCCGAGCATACGCTGACACTGATCGAAATGGCGCGGCTGGAGCGCGCCATGGGTCAATCCGAAGCGGCAATCGCCTGGCTGCGCAAGGCTGTGGCGCACGACAGACGCTCGATCGACGGGGCACTGGAACTGGTCGGACTCTACCTTTCACTGGGTCGTGCCGACGCGGCAACCGAAGTGGCAACGGCGATTTCCGACGAGATGGAGGACAGCCTGCCGGTGCTGCAGGCGCTGGTGCGTAGCCACCTGGCCCAGGGGAGCGCAGACCTGGCCAGAGTGAATCTCGACCGCATGTCAAAGCTCGCGGGTTTTGACAGCGGTTGGATGTTCCGTATTGCACAACTGCAATTGCAGGCGAAGGATGAGGCCGCGGCCATGTTTTCCCTGCGCAAGGCCCTGGCGGAGCGTCCTGAGTTCCTCCGCGCCGGGGTTATGCTGACGGAACTTTATCTTCAGGGCGGGAAATACATACTGGCGATGGAACAGGCCCAGGCGCTGCAGCAGGCCAACCCGGATTCCAGCGAGGGCTACCGCCTGGCAGGCGATATTCACCATGCCCGTGGTGAGGTTGAAGCTGCACTGGCATCCTATCGTGCCGGGTTGGTGCGGGAAGAGGACCCGCGCCTTGTCGTTGCGCAGTACCGGGTGCTGCTGGCGCAGGACCGGTTGCAAGCCGGGGTGGCGCTGCTGGAAGATTGGCTGCAACGGCGGCCGCAGGCCTCCCTGGTGCGCTTTGCGCTGGCTGACGGACTATTGCGGCTCGGTGACCATGCCCGGGCTGCTGCGGCCTATGAAACCCTGGTCGCGGACGGCTTCAATCCGCCGCTGGTGCTCAATAATCTCGCCAACACCTATCTCGAACTCGGCGATGATCGGGCCCTGGCTACGGCAAGACGCGCCCATGCTCTCGATCCGGATTCCGCCATGCTCAATGACACACTGGGTTGGATCCTGGTGAACCGGGGGCAGTCCGGTGAGGCATTGCCCTACCTGCGCCATGCGCACGCCCGTGCCGCCGGGAATCCCGAAATCCGTTACCACATTGCCGTGGCGCTGCAGCAGCAGGGTAGAAATCGGGAAGCCCGGCGCGAGTTCCAGGCGGCCCTCGCCGGCGCGGCAACCTTTCCCGGTCGCGACGATGCCCGGATGCGGCTGCAGGCGCTTGATCATGCTGCTGACTCCTGA
- the xdp1 gene encoding exosortase-dependent surface protein XDP1, producing MSAQAVAGVWQFANHSGSINCVSGCGSTAYGNSMMFQGSDGSQVEVSAWANTAGGGNTDLAGASLRDYSHGLGVYNADGDGQHGVDNSGRFDSVLFSFQGQEVTLSQIDVTGWGGRSYRDIDISVLAYTGAGAPGLAGYEYGELASSGWTLVQNSTGPSVAYDGQHYVHNLAATTVKSSYWLIGALNPAFWSGSSNYIGNDYFKIYSLAGTTPPSTVSEPATLALLMAGLPLMLRARRRRVM from the coding sequence ATGAGCGCACAGGCTGTGGCGGGGGTGTGGCAGTTCGCCAACCACAGCGGCAGTATCAACTGCGTCAGCGGTTGTGGCAGTACCGCCTATGGCAACAGCATGATGTTTCAGGGCTCGGACGGCTCTCAGGTCGAAGTCAGCGCCTGGGCGAATACGGCCGGCGGCGGCAACACCGACCTGGCGGGTGCCAGTCTGCGCGACTACAGTCACGGCCTGGGCGTGTACAACGCCGATGGTGACGGTCAGCACGGTGTGGACAACTCCGGACGTTTCGACTCGGTCCTGTTCAGTTTCCAGGGCCAGGAAGTGACCCTGAGCCAGATCGACGTCACCGGCTGGGGCGGCAGAAGCTATCGCGACATCGATATTTCGGTACTTGCCTATACCGGTGCCGGGGCTCCGGGGCTGGCCGGTTATGAATACGGCGAATTGGCCAGCAGCGGCTGGACCCTGGTCCAGAATTCCACCGGCCCGTCGGTGGCATACGATGGCCAGCACTATGTCCACAACCTTGCCGCCACGACCGTGAAGTCCAGCTACTGGTTGATCGGCGCACTCAACCCGGCGTTCTGGAGCGGCAGCAGCAATTACATCGGCAACGACTACTTCAAGATCTACTCGCTGGCCGGCACCACGCCCCCGAGCACCGTGTCGGAACCGGCAACCCTGGCGCTGTTGATGG